The sequence ACGGGCTAGGATAACACGCCACACAGGGCGACCATCCGTAACGACGCCCCGCGCCCCACGGTCAGTAGGGCGGATCCTAGAGCCTCCTCCGCCGGAAGCGGAAGTGCGTCAGGGCGTCGGCCGGCAAAAACGCACCGCGCAGACTCGCTGTGGCGGCGTGACCCGGAAGCGCTCGCCGAGGCCCCGCCTTGCCCGCCGATATTTCTGCCGGGTAATTAGCCGCTTCCTTTCTCTCTCGCGCGCGGTGTGGTGGCAGCAGGTGTGGTGCGCGGCGCTGGCTTGGGgctcagggctggggctggggctggggctggggcggaAGCGGGGGCTTGGACGCGGGGGACGGGGTGCAGGGTGCGGTGTGCGGCTGCGGCCGTGACCCTAGGGGCGGGTTTGCGCCGGGAGCCGGGGCACGGTTCCGGCCGTCCTCACGGCGCCGCGCGGTGACTCCGCAGGCTCAGCCTCGGGATGCAGAACGACGCCGGCGAGTTCGTGGACCTGTACGTGCCGCGGAAATGGTGAGCGCCCTCCCCACGCCCGGCTCACTGCGCCCCCCACATGCCCCTCTTCCGTTTTTACCCAACCACCACGTCCCGTCGCCTGCCCTTGTTCCCCCCACACCCCTCCTGTCCTTACCCCGCCACGTCCCTCACGTATCCTTCCCCGGACGTTCCTCTTTTCCATGCAGACCCTCCCAACCCTCCACATCCCCTCTTTCATTTTTAACCCCCGTGTCCCTTCTGCTCACTGCTCCCTTTCTCCACAGCTCCGCTAGCAACCGCATCATCGGTGCCAAGGACCACGCATCCATCCAGATGAACGTGGCCGAGGTGAGCTGGGAGCCCGGGAGGCGGGAAGGTTGGGATGTATGTGCCGGGAAAGGCAGGCCTGTCCCATTGTGGAGGAGCCCCTAGGGTGAACGTAAGGCAGAGACTGGCTTTGAGGATTGGTGTTTCCCAAACTTGGGGGAGTGGTTTCTGACCCTTCTTCTCTTTCTAGGTTGACAAGGTCACAGGCAGGTTTAATGGCCAGTTTAAAACTTATGCTATCTGCGGGGCCATTCGTAGGATGGTGAGTGTtccctgggctttgctcactTCGGGACATCGTGGACTTGACCCTGCTTTACCCTGCGCATTTGAGTGTGTGATGGTGCCTGAGTAGATTTGCTGGCAGAGTAGTTTGAGCCAGCTGGACTGGGCTGGCTGCCTGCTGCTTCTTGGGGGTGGAAGAGGGGTGCTCTGAGAAAACAGGCAGCAGACCCTGCCTCCCACTAGGAGGTCCCCCCCATCTCACGCCATAGTCAGGCTGGAGGCTGCCCCTCAGGAGAGGTGGCTCCCCTTCTGCGCCTGTTTACATTTGCTCAGCGGGGGAGACACATGGGCTGGTGGCGCAGCTGACCTGCCATCTCAAGCAGCCGGAGTGGAAATATTCttagtgtgttttttttcttaagggtGAGTCAGATGATTCCATTCTTCGATTGGCCAAGGCCGACGGCATCGTCTCAAAGTAAGGTTGGGGGGCTCACATTTGGGCAGAGTGAGTGGACTAGGGCTGCTCCAGAGGCGTGGTCCTAACGTTGTCCTTTTCCCCTGGTTCTAGGAACTTTTGACCGGAGAGAATCATGGAAGTGGAATATTTGTCATAAATAAAGAGTGAAAACCTACCTGTGCAGGTTCGTTCTGTGTCTGTAGGCCCAGGGTTGAGGTTTTGCTGTCAATGGGTGACAAGGGTGGGGTGCGGTACCCAGTTAGTTGAAAGGAGACAAGCTGTGAAACGTATTGCAAAACCGAGGTTTAAAGGATACATTATCCATTTAGAAACATCTTAAGATAAAATGACTCAAACGTTCTGAGGTCAGAGACTCGCTTATGCACATTGACATCCACAACTGCTACCGACGTGGAAGCAACACCAGGCCTGCTTTTGTGGAGTCACAGCCCAGCTGAACACCTCAGCTCCCGACACCTGGGTGTGTTCTAGGGGATGACACGCTGAGAGTGTAGTTTGGTGTAACTACTGGCTTTGTTGCAGTAATCCTCGAATACCACACAGTGGCAGCTCTTGGCATCACGACAATGGACATACTGAAGGGAAGGCTTCACACTTCACATAGACCGGTTTGGTTAATAACTTTCACTACATAAATACACAAACTTAAATTACTGTGCTTATCAGCCATTTCTTGCTTTCACGTGTAGAAAGAACCATGAAGACGGGTGTCCCTGGAGGGCAGGTTGTAAACTGGAACAGTTACTAGGAATTCAGTCCCTTACATGCTCATAACATGGGCGAGCTCTTGAGATGGGATCTGGGTGGCAGGAGAGGTTGCTTTTCAGAGGAAAGCTGCCTGGGACCCAGCATGGGGGAGCAGCTTGGAAGTCGAGTCCCCTCTGGGTGCACGTTGGGTTCCAGGGGGTCATCCTTGGCCTGAGGGCTGCTCGATGGAAGGGGATGCTCCACAGTAAATAAGGGCAAAGGCTTTGGTTTGTCCTCATCCTGCAGTCTCTCCTACACACCAGCCATCTCTGGGTCTCAACCCCAGTGAGTGGCTGTGGAAAAGGAGGGCCAGGTGGGTGCTGGCAGCTGTCCTGCACCACTGCTGGGGTCAGGTGGAGTTGCTGGTGGAGTTCTGTGATCACCAGAATTGGCATCCCCTTTCTGCGGAAGCACCAGTCTGCACAAATAGCATAGAATGTATTGTAATGGGCTAGAGGCAGAGTCATCCCAGAGTCTCTCCAGGGCCAGGGAGGTTTAAAGTAGTGGTAGGAGAAAGCTTGGTGGCTGAGGCAGCGGCCAGTTTTGAGACCAGCTGACCCATGAAGAAAAACTCAGCAGTCCTTGGTTATTCAGTGTTTTGATGAGGCAGCTAGCTGGATTGCTGGACCATGTAAAATTCGTTGCAAGAACTTCAGACAGATGTGGAAAAGCTAGAGATGGGGCCCTGCACAGAAGGGACATTGACCACAACTTGGAGTCCTTTTAGCATGGTGGGCTGCCCTGGCCGAGGTGGCTAAGACAGCACCTGTTTCCTGCCTCAGAAGAAAAAGACTGATGCACTGACCCTTTGAGGTTGTGTGGGGTGTGGTCAGTGCCCTCCTGCCTGAGGGTCAAGTGTGTTTTCAGGTCAACTTTGGCAGACCTCATTTAACCATTTTTTGTTCCCttaaaaaaagacccaaaaaacCAAATCccaataaatatgttatttttctccATCACAATATTGCTTAGAAAAATAAGAGCCGGCAAGCAGCGATTGTCCTGGAGGCCCAGAGTGTCTCCTGGTGAGAGGCAGAGGGTAGAGCATGGCATGGTATGGGCAGCTGTCTGTTGCACCCAGTCGGTCTGTAGGACACAAGGGCGTCAGGATTTCACAGTGACACAATGTTTGAAGAACAGAGGTCCAAGAGTCCAAGAATGAGATCAAAATAAATCAGGAGACTGCTCCTGCTAGTTTAACTGGACACCAAAAGCTCCATTTAGGACGCAGTGAGGTGGGCGGAGAAAGCTCTGGAGGAACTCGGCTTTGGGTGGCAGGGAGCCAGCGGCACAGTCGATGTTGGGAGATGCTGCTGAGGAATCCACACCCGAAAAACCAAATCTCCAAGATGAATGCCTAAATAAGTTAAACTCAGCCATTTCAGTGTGTTCAGTGAGGTCTAGAAACCCAGATCTCCACCCCAACGCTGTGGTGGCTGCGGTGGTTTACAGAAGGCGAGGCGTGGGGAGACAGACTGCAGCCGGCTCACTGCTACACGCTGTGAACCAAAGATCCTGGTGCCAGGCTGGTCTGAGGCACGTgaaaaaaataccaataacaAAACCCCACATTTAGTTATGTAAAAATCCAGGCGAATTCTCAGAAATCCCCTTGGAGGGACAGTGCATTTGGGGATGAAAGCGACGTCACTTTCCAAGGAAACAGCAGAGGCAAAAAGGAGAGCCGTACCAGCGGAGGCCAGGTGCTTCCTCTGGCGGGTGCTGGGGGCACTGGCAGGAGGCAGCGCGGGGCTTCAGTGAGACACTTCCCTGGCCAGCAAGTGCACCTCGGTGCCCTGAGCCTTCTGTGGAGCCTCTGCTAGAACTGCTGGGTGAGGCGCCTGTAATGAGGTAACACTTGGTTCTCGGGAAGATACAGGGCCAGCTCCAAGGCCACGAGCACTGTGAACTCAAACCCGATCAGGTCACGCCTGTTGAATCGAAACCTTTCTTCTAACTTCTGCAGGGGAGAGAGAAGGGTTACACAGGAGCCTTCCCTCTTCCACGTTTCCCGCCCGGCCAGCCCCATCTCAGCAGTGGCCCTGGCTGGATGTCATGACCCTGCCTGCAGTGCCTGCCGAACCCAGCACTCACATCAATGAGCTGCTTCACGCCGCTCTTGCGCAGGTCACTGCTGATCTTGGCGGCCAGTAGCACGCAGGCGCCGGCGCACAGCTTGCGGTTCTGTTTGCTGAGCTTGCCCTGCAGGACCAGCTTCTCAAAGTACACGTAGGCCATGGCCACCGTCACAGGCTCCAGGCTGCACTCCTCCGACAGGCTCCGCATCTCCCGCTTTAAGCTGTGGGTTAAGACAGAAGCCATGTCCCTGGGGCTCTGGCTGGGGCTGAGGCGGCAGCCCCCTGCCACCACCAAGGAGGCTCGAGCAATGTGGCTTTGGGCTGCAAGAAACACCACTGTATCCTTCAGGGCAGTAACCTCCACTGTACCACGTACAATGCCCAGGGCAGGGTGCAAGGGCAGCGACAGGCAGGCTGGGTCTTGGCTTCCCCCCTCCCTTGGGTGGGCGCCCACAGCAGGTCCCACCTGTGCCTGGTGGGTGGAGCCACAGAGGACAGGCCCTGCTTTTGGTGGGGGGCAGTGGCCTCTGATGAGGGGCAGTTTTAGGAAGAGCCTTGAAGGGAGGTGCCGGGGTGTGGGGTGAGCCACCCTCTGGAACACTGGGGCAGAGGCCAGGCAAGGCAGGCCCCCAGTACAGGGCCGTGGCCAGGAGTCCAAAGTGAGCCCAGCAGTTTCGCTGCCTTCAGCTCACTTTCCTCTGGTCACAGAGGTTCTCAGTGTGGCAAGATGTGAGAGCAGAGGCACGTGGATGGTGTTGGTGAGCACCCAGCATGCCTGGACGGGGTGCTTTGTGGGCCAGGGGAAGGGCCACGGAACCTGCTCAGTAAAATAGCACACACTGGGAGCGGCTGGGCACAAAAGAGGCCTTGTCCTGCTCGAGTTTTACAAAGATCCTGGGCTGCTGCGAGGGTTTGGCTGAGAGGCCCGGTGGTGTGTGGGGGGATGAAGTGTGATGGGGCCGCGGGGGGCCTGGCTTGGcgggcagtggaggtgggggagCTGCTGCTGGGGGCCTGGTCAGAGGTGGGAGGGGGTTGAGGATGGGCAGCGGCTAGACTTGTCAAGCTGGAGAGAGAATCTACCAGAAACTGGAGAGGCTGGCAGGGCCTCCCAGGACGATGAGATGGTCTGAGAGGGTGTCCTCACCTCCTGATTTTGCTCAGCGTCAGTTTGACGTGTGGGAACTTCTCCCTGAAGGTCTCGTTCATGTCCTTTTTGAGGTCTGAGGGCTTCACGTATTCTATCACTGTGGTCTGCAACAGACAGTGGACAGGGTTGGGCTGGCCCCTTCCACAGTCATGGGTCCCACCTGCCCGGTACCACAATGGATTTCTCACCATCCTGGGTTTGCAAACGTGCATAAGGTGCGGCTTGAGAGGCCCCGAATCTCGGAGAACAAAATGGCTCAAGAGAGAACCCCAGAGCCCATGCATGCTTGGTATGGGGAGAGCCAGGCTGCCAGGTGCTGAGGGCTGAAGGGCAAAGGTCGACCCCAGCTGGAGTGGCCAGCACTGCTCCCTGGCCTACCCTGCACACCACCACCGTCTGTGGTGCTGCAATCTGGGATGGGGGCACGTCACGCCCCTGGGGCGGCTTTGCCCACAGCCTGCCCTGCACGCCCTGAGCGAGGACAGGTGTGCAGCGGCCTGTGCCCAGGCCCGAGGAGCAGGCACTCACCATGTACGACGCAAAGATGAGGACGCGCTTGTGCTTGCCGCAGGGCCACTGCGGGTCATCCAGGAGGTTGGGGTTGTACTCCAGGGTGTCCCCCACGTCGCCCCCTGTAAGAGAGGCAGCCCCTGACCCACCAGGAGTCTTGAGCAGTACCCATCTAGCCCCAAGGTCTGGCAGGCCGGTGCCATGGCGGGACAAGGCCGAGCGGGGGAGGGGCTCCAGGCCATGGTTCTCGCTCTCCCGAAGGGCCCAGGGCTTAGAGCAAGAAAAGGATGTCCTGAGAGGAGGGGCCCTTCCTGGAGTCATCTGTGGATGCAGCTCCTCCCCACTGCCCGGCTCAGGCCAAGCCCAGGGCCAGCGATTTGGTGTGAAGCTGTTCCTCTCCTGAGTGGCCGCCACCTGACCCTGTTCCCCAGGCTCCATCGTGCACAAAGGGCTACAGATGGAAAGGGGCTTGCTGGTGCTGCTGCAGTCCCTGGGCCGTGGTTAAGGCACGTGGGCCACCCTGTTCCGGGCTGTGGTTAAGGCACGTGGGCTACCTAGTTCTGTGCTGGCTGGTGCTGACTTGGTGGGGGCAGGTTTATGTCTTGACCCTGGCAGAGTCCGGGGGACACTGGGCCGAGGTGTGGGTAGCAGGCCATGGCTGTCAGTCTTGTGTGTGACCAGGGCGTTGGTGGGGTACAGGAACTTCGCATAAGACACGACCTAGAAAAGCAAACACATCTGGCctcagctctgcttcctgggaccAGAGGGCAAAGTGAGCTCTGCCTGCCTCCGGCTGCAGGAAGCCCAGAGACACACGCCGGGAGCCCT comes from Macaca fascicularis isolate 582-1 chromosome 10, T2T-MFA8v1.1 and encodes:
- the RPS21 gene encoding small ribosomal subunit protein eS21, whose product is MQNDAGEFVDLYVPRKCSASNRIIGAKDHASIQMNVAEVDKVTGRFNGQFKTYAICGAIRRMGESDDSILRLAKADGIVSKNF
- the CABLES2 gene encoding CDK5 and ABL1 enzyme substrate 2 translates to MAAAAAGGAPGAAPGSAGPPPPAAPTSAARAPPQALRRRGDSRRRQAALFFLNNISLDGRPPSLGPGGEKPPPPPAEAREPPAPPPPEPPAGLPGLPARTPAPQGLLSPTQAPTGLGLDGQRQRKRVTSQRCSLEFLEDAVGCAPAQRTKHTSGSPRHKGLKKTHFIKNMRQYDTRNSRIVLICAKRSLCAAFSVLPYGEGLRISDLRVDSQKQRHPSGGVSVSSEMVFELEGVELGADGKVVSYAKFLYPTNALVTHKTDSHGLLPTPRPSVPRTLPGSRHKPAPTKSAPASTELGGDVGDTLEYNPNLLDDPQWPCGKHKRVLIFASYMTTVIEYVKPSDLKKDMNETFREKFPHVKLTLSKIRSLKREMRSLSEECSLEPVTVAMAYVYFEKLVLQGKLSKQNRKLCAGACVLLAAKISSDLRKSGVKQLIDKLEERFRFNRRDLIGFEFTVLVALELALYLPENQVLPHYRRLTQQF